The Scatophagus argus isolate fScaArg1 chromosome 4, fScaArg1.pri, whole genome shotgun sequence DNA window GGGAAGggtatgtgtatatatgtatatatttctgCCAAGAattatagatatatatatttatattttctgctAAGAATTTTTACACGAGCATTTTTTGGTTCACCTTACCTGGGTGGAATTTCAAATCATTGCACAGATTAATGGCAGTATTTGATTTTGTATTCCTGTTCTTCTCCATTATCAAGGTCTGATAAATAATTTACTGCATCTTGAGATATCAGCAACAACCAGCTCAGAGCAAATCCCTATGGTagcaagttttttttaaaaaaagaaggttGCAAACAGCATTTCAGGCTTGAAAAACCCAAACAGATCTATTTACAGCAGAAAAAGAATTCACATCTGCCAGATACCTGTCTAGCTGAAACTGTTCAAAGATGTTCCCAGCAGAATGTGCAAACTACAACAGTAATAACATTTGAGATAGGAAGATACGATGAAAAGTTTTTAGGTGATCTATCTGATTTCATTCACtgccatattttattttttcccaccAGCAGGTTCTTCAGACATCCCGTCAACAGTAGCGATGTCTCAATctggagagaaagggaaggtgAGTAACATTCACCATAGTTTTGACCCGAAACTACAGTGTGGCAGATTGAGTATACAGAAGGGTTTTCTAATAAGGCAGTGGTGATTAAAACTAATGGCACTTGTaatctcatgcacacacacttgcacaggCATCCAGAAAGGATATCCTGTAGAAATTCAAGTGCTTCATGGCTAGGCTTTATTGCCTGTTGGAATTCCTTAATAATATACAGCATTATCAATCTCCCTCTTATACACTCAGGTGCAACTTTACGCATGCACCtcacaaaatgataaaatctcAGGAGGTGGTTGTTAGATTTACTGagttagaaataaatgaaaaaaaaatgtatgtatttctcTGCTCCACAGTTCCCAGATGCAGCAGGTTATGTAGGGTTTGCCAACCTCCCAAACCAAGTGCACCGAAAATCAGTGAAAAAAGGTTTTGAATTTACCTTGATGGTTGTAGGTGAGTGAtgactcttttctctttttttgaatATGTGATTTCTTTAGAGAGTAGCacttcattttccattttctttgttttttttaggggAGTCTGGTTTGGGCAAATCAACACTTATTAACAGCCTGTTTCTCACCGACCTCTACCCTGAGCGCTACATCCCTGGTGCTGCAGGTATACTCagtagagacacacacacacacacacacacacatctagcATACATATACAAATATGCACACTGTTATAACAGAGTCATGTCTGCAGCAATGTCTCCAGCAGAGCTTTATTTCAAAAGGAATGTTGAGAATGCCTTAGTCTCAAAATATGACCCTGTCCTACTTATGACTTGACTTAGGTTATTACTTATTCTGGCCTGAAAACAATTATCCAGGGCCTCCCTGGTCACTTAGTGCAGATATGAAAATATGCAGCCCTTTTAGATGCCAGAACCCATGATTCTATTTTTTAAGGTATATCTACCTTCTTGAAGCCTGCAGCTGTGGTAGCTCAGTTGTTCGTGTAAGCATGAAGTTCAGGCAAGATTTTTGAGTATTAATATTATGAATCTACTTAGGTACTGATGTGTCCCCTCTGTTATGCCACCCatcaaatatttttgtacttCCTCTCAACAGAAAAGATTGAGAGGACGGTGCAGATTGAGGCATCAACTGTGGAGAttgaggagagaggagtgaagCTTCGCCTCACTGTGGTCGACACTCCTGGATACGGCGACGCCATCAACAGCCAGGactggtgtgtttatgtgtcctGAAGGAGTAGGGAGTGATAACCACTTGGgatgtttcctgttttacatGCTCTCTCAttcttccctcctttcctcaACAACTCCCTTTCTCAAGTTTCCTCCCAACTCTCAATTCGTTACCTCTCCTCCTACTTCATTCCATGTGTCTAGATTTCCTTAAAttattgtgtatatgtgtgtgtgtgtgtgtgtgtgagtgagagagagagagagagagagcgagagttAGTGTGGCATCTTGATGCTAGTGGTTTCATTGTAGTCTCCCTGTCCAAGACTGATTGTCCTGGCACAGGCTACCAAAAATCTAgtgctttttttgctttttacaaAATAGAAGAAATAACAGTAAACTTacacttttatttctctctgctacttgtgttgatgtttgtgtaTTGTAGCAGTCTTGATAATTacattaataatatttaaaaataaataaatcaaaacaaattcaagACTCTGCACACAGTGTAATTGAACACAGATCAGTTAAGTCAGTTGAAATGATAGACTTTTAGCAAATGTAAAGAACTGtagttgtgtttttcctgctaaGTAGTAAAATACGACAACATGGAGACCATTTCCTTTCTACAAGTCGATTTTCTTAATGTGTTGTCTAATTAGAAACCATGTAATGCATTCATCAGTTAAACTTTGTCTTtatcacaacattttatcaGACATAAACTGAAGGTGTGAAAATAGTTCATATTTTCTGGGGCCAGATATTTTCTGATCACAGAGGACTGACATCACAGTTAGGTGAAGAGCTTATATAGCAAAATGTcgagttgttttattttttatctttatttttaaaaggaatCCAGTATAGCTTAAAGAGTTTTTCAGCTCATAGTGACTCAAATAAATCCATCTATACAGTCACAAAAGTGGAGATAAACAATTTTGCAACGGCAGTGTTAAGTGATACATCTCCTGACATACAAAACTACACTAATGAGTCATTGTGGGAGTCCAAAAGAATGGTTTACTCCCTTATTGCCTGATTGCCTTCAAAATTATGATATGTTGTTTGCAAAAGTGTTTTACGTGCtcatgtctgtttctctgtcttgtgTCAGCTTCAAGACCATCATTCAGTACATTGACAATCAGTTTGAGCGATACCTCCATGATGAGAGTGGCCTGAACAGAAGACACATAGTGGACAACAGGGTGCACTGCTGCTTCTACTTCATATCACCATTTGGACACGGGTAACGAAACACACTTGTACAGACACCAACACTTTGCTGAAGTTGTTGTTATCTCACCCAGTTAAGTAATTGAAGTGATTTTTCATTTGGCCTGATTTTGGTGTATTTTAATTGTGAGCCCTTTGAACAGTATACATTGACCCACCAGCACACATTTAATGCTGACAAGGTAGAACATCCTCGTTGTCATGTTTTCTAGTAAACTTGCCAGCTAGTGTTAAATGATAAACATTTTGTAGTTTGCAGTGGTCACTGTCTTTGGCTAATTTGCCTACGCTACTGCTAATGACATGGAAATAGTGGTAATTGTGAACCTGTTGAAAAGGTGGGAATTTTATCTGAACTGTTGTTccttatttctgtttatgttaatgtgtttaGATAGAACTGAGTGGTTTCACgagttttcactgttttttctttctactcCACTGTCATCGTTTTCCCACTGTGTCCCAAttgttcttctttccttttaatCGTCTTTTTCTTTGGTAGTCTAAAGCCTCTGGATGTGGAGTTTATGAAGGCCATCCACAGCAAAGTCAACATAGTTCCAGTTATTGCCAAGGCTGACACGCTGACACTGAAGGAGAGGGATCGCCTGAAGAGAAGGGTGGGTTTGATACAGTGTTTTCTGTATACAGTGTATGCAATCACAGTGTTTCCCACAGACTCAAGACTGACCAATTTGTGGTGGCAGCAGCTGCCAGGGTGGTGCTGATGGCTGGCTGGCTTGCTGCGTTTCCAGTTGTTTATTTGCTTAGCCTACTTATGGAGTCTTCGAAATTAACAGTAAAAGTATTGTGTTCAGAACACAGAATAACCTGTCTGGGGTAACTTTCATTTAGGACCTCTGTGATTGAGTACGTGCATTTATGGGATACTAACTCCAGATCTTGTCAGCCATCTACTCGTCTTCTCTGCACCAAATGCTTCCACAGACAGATGCAGTGTGCACGAAGAGGAACTGTTCACAGACTAAACATTtggctatgtgtgtgtgtgtgtgtgtgtgtgtgtgtgtgtgtgtgcggaggGACGCACTGCATGGCAAGGAAATGCAGCTGTggaagaagaaatattttgcGTTTTTAAATAGCCTAAAAAAGGAATTCAATATGTGGCAGTCAGTGCTGATATTGTGGTGGGTCACCACAAATAAGTCTATGTATGGGAAACACTGAATCATCTTTCACCGAGCTTTGATTCTTGGCGTGAGGAAAAAGCTGGAATGTCTAAGCAGGTGTTGTCAGGATGTTGAGGGCTTCTGAAGTGTGTtatgggtttgttttttgtcacatcTCCAGTTGTATGGTTTAACCATTAGAAGGTGCATCATT harbors:
- the zgc:63587 gene encoding septin-2A, which encodes MSQSGEKGKFPDAAGYVGFANLPNQVHRKSVKKGFEFTLMVVGESGLGKSTLINSLFLTDLYPERYIPGAAEKIERTVQIEASTVEIEERGVKLRLTVVDTPGYGDAINSQDCFKTIIQYIDNQFERYLHDESGLNRRHIVDNRVHCCFYFISPFGHGLKPLDVEFMKAIHSKVNIVPVIAKADTLTLKERDRLKRRILDEIAEHGIKIYQLPDADSDEDEEFKEQTRVLKASIPFAVIGSNQLIEVKGKKIRGRLYPWGVVEVENPEHNDFLKLRTMLVTHMQDLQEVTQDLHYENFRSERLKTAGRAVDEEVLDKDQILLQKEAELRRMQEMIAQMQAQMKMKSDE